DNA sequence from the Malus sylvestris chromosome 10, drMalSylv7.2, whole genome shotgun sequence genome:
aatagtaccaggattgactttttagtgtaaaaatgtggtttttcgttaaagtgaacagtaccgggtgcttttcgttaaagttcccttcttTTAACTGTCAAAAAGGATCCTAATGGGACACTCATCACAAGAGAATCTGAAGATATAAATCCAAGATTGTAGGTTAcgtctttttttccttctctattTTATGAAAGAAAAATCCAACGTTTCATCACTCGACCAAGAAATGTTTTGTTGGTCATTAACAGCAGACGacaagcagcagcagcaacacaCCTGGTCATATAATTTAAAGGGATGCTTTCTATATTGTAATGTAATAAGCTATGAATATTGCTACAGTCTCCATTTAGGCATTTACCTAATCTGATTCAAGGGGAACAGTATGTGTCTCCCTCCTCAAtcgaaaaaaaatgtacaaaatctggaaattttttggtttacaaaattgtAACAATCACACAGTTCGTGTAATTGCTCTCCACAATCCACTACCCAATCATACTGCACTCAAGCGAGATATGAGATCAAGGAATGCATCTTGTCCGCAGGGAATTGTTAGACCACCCATTGGATGATTAAACCCAAATTCTTCTTCAGCTTCACTTAGCAAGTGTTGAAATGCAGGCTGGCAGAGGAAAGATATGGGAACCACAAATCGGTGCTTCTCACTCTCACCAACATAAACTGCAAAATAACCTTTAGGGACATCTGCTAAATTATATGAAGCTCCTTGACTTGAATTTGAAAAAGACCGTCGAAAAAGTTTCTTAGCAGGAATTACAGCAGGCAGACGGAACCCCATTGTTGTAAGTCTTTGGAGGAAAGACTAGCAATAAAGTTTATAAGAACTTGAAGAGGATCTCAATGAACTTGTAATTGCAAAACAAGAAAGCTGTATACTTGAGAACTTGAAGATTTAATTTGGTGGTCATCATCCCATTCATATGGTATATATAGATGAAAAGTATTGTGTAACATCTTCCACTAGAGAAAAAATATATGGTAAAGACAATGACAATCTGGATGGGGTATAGAAGGGAATAAGAGTTCATCAGGGATCACATGGTTCTGTCTTCAAATTAATCAAGCATTTAGCCAAAATATGTGGAGCCTCCATCACTACCAAGGTTTGTCATGAATTGGAAGGCAGAGCCATGTGATTAAATGCTGATATCTATAGCCACTCAATTGCCTGGAGAACGCCCACACAGCCTTTCACGCCGACTATTAgagatttatttttatttttttttctttttcccgaCACATCCATTGTTTCAGTTTGGATATGGAAACTTGTTGCTATGATATAGTACTTCAACAACAAATCAATTTGTATTGGGTCCACATATATAATATGTTGAACTAGCAACCTGCAAGAAAATGCCTGTTTTCTGCATGTTTCTGATTTTATACTAGTCATGTATCTATTCTTCCACATTTATAGTATGGCATCGGTCGTTTTAACTTTGAGACAAGCTCATATGATTTTCCATGAACTAATCTCTCTCATGGTACCATCATGGTCCCTCAATGATCACCACTCAGAGAAAAGTATATGAATTTGAAGACAGGTATGTGAACTTGCAAATGCTTCTGTCTttagaattattatttttttcaatccCATTCAATTTCCTGCAGACCATTCACTCAAACTTTCTTATAACATTATGTTGATTGTTAGGATTACGACTGATCTTGCCAGCATACCTTCCGAACATGAGTAGGacattgtgttttattttagtttcaaTACGTTTTCAGTTTGTGCAGTTATTAAGAGATGTAGCTGTTGGGTATTGTGATTCTTCATTTCTGCTCATAcatttttcttgattaattgGAAAGACAAGTCCATGTGATTTTCCATGAGAAAATGACTATCACTTGGCTCCGCGACAGTCCTTCACCAATTGTATTTTTTTCCGTAAATGATGTCCTTGAAAAATGGGAAATCATAGCCCTGTGAACATTTAAATGCTTGAGCAGCTGGGTCACTTCAATCCGCATTCAATTGCCTCCAGACCACTCTCTCCAACTTGTACAGATTATTTTGTAGACCTCACATTTTATATGCTAAAACTGTTGAAATAGCACCACGGGAAAAATTCTTGTCTCAAGCATGTCTCTGATTTTTTATAGGCCTTCAATTAAGAGAGGTAGGACATTGGGTTGCTTTCGTTCAGTCATTGACTCGTGAAATGTTGTTGATAACCTGTAGACAAGTCCATGTGATTTTCTATGagcaaactctctctctcacttggGTCCATCCCAGTGCTTCATCACCAATCATTTTAGGTAACTGATGGCTTGCAGCATACCGCTTTGGCTATATATGCATACATCATCCACGGTTCATAAGCAAACCAACACAAGTCTTCTACTCCCAAGCATATCTTATCAAAGCTCTTTCTGTACCGAAATTCATTTGAACTCTTTATAGTTCCTTTTTACAGAGAAATTTTAAAACCATGGGTTTCCGATTGCCTGGTGTTTTACTTGCCAAGAAAAGtcaagtttcttcaaagtcatTGGATGTTCCAAAAGGCTATCTTGCCATCTACGTTGGGGAGAGCCAGAAGAAGCGGTTTATTATTCCGGTGTCCTACTTGAACCAACCTTCATTCCAAGATCTGTTAAGTCTATCTGAAGATGAATTTGGATATGATCATCCAATGGGTGGTATCACAATCCCCTGCAGTGAAGACACCTTCCTTGGTCTCACCTCAGCTTTGGTGTATAAGTAGAGGCTAGCTACATATACGTCGACACCATTTTGACACCAACAGCTGTAAAAGCGCTTGGCAATTTCAATTGCTTTCTGGCTCACTTGAAGGAGGTTCAATTAATTGAGCTTTCTGGCTCACTTGAAGGAGGTTCAATTAATTGATCATCCAATGAATCATCATGATGGAAGACGACATCAACGTCAAACCGCTTATGAGCTGAGAGGAAAATGGCCAGCCTAGCTGACATAAACTCACTGACACAAATTTTCAAGAATAGTTATTGTCAACAGAATGTACATAGTTGTCCTGAATAGTTATGAATGGAATATTGTAcggataaaattttaaatataacaaGCATTGGATGCACCCAGAATAGCACTAATCCCTGCTGAAATTACCATGAAAATACCAATGTGTGTATTCAATATGCTCCAAATTAAATAGCACTAGTCCATTCTTAAATTCTCACAAAAATATCAATGCGAACATTTTAATGCATTCTATCTCATagaaattttggtttggttgaCATTAGAAACCTATTCAGGCAAATCCCCAAAGACATGCGCCAAAGTTTTTAACCATGCTAGGCTCTAAGATATCCAAATCTTGATATGATTATATTACTTACTAGCCTGGTCAAAAAGTTTCAACTATACAGATATTAGCAAAGCAAAGATATAGTCTCAAGCAGGTTCTTTACTGCAAGAGATCAGCCTAGCTACTTAATTTTTTCCCGTCTTAAGAACTACAACTCTTACCTTCCCCAAATTTGATCGGATTACTCGAATAAATGGTACCTGTACATACGAATGTTCCAACTTGATTTTGTGTGTTGACAGTGGAATCTGTACGCATTAAAAGATTTATCTTTATGGGAGCTATAGGTCTTTGGCTAGCGAATTCAGTACTCACTTGTGTTAAATCTCTCATGGACAGTGAATCACATGATTGGTGATTAATCCAAAAGAACTAGGGACCGAAGCCGTTTGGAAGCTCCTGAGTTAATGTCCATCTTATTAAAGAAGCACCATGTCCACTCTCAGCAGTTGTATAGAAGTAACTAAAACTGACTGACAATATATCCCACCTTTAAGATAATCCCCTAGCTAATTAGATCACAGACAGGCTTATTGAAGGTTCAACGTTTCTTTCATTCTTCTGTTTTCTATGATGACTCTTATACTTCTAGATCAAGTATTAATAGAAAGTTGGAGTCGTAATTGGATATATGGAGAACAATATAACTCATACAGAAAATTTCATAGTGGAGTTGTTTAAATGAAAAATTCGCATTTTACTCTACCAAATGACATACTAGTCATGCAGAGAAAACTAAGGTTATTGGCCAAACTGTTGAGGGGACTACTACTTAACATATTAGTATtctcataaatatatataaaaatagaaagtaaaataaaaaaggatccTAATGGGAAACTCAATCACGAAAGAATCTGAcaaatttaatccaaaattGTACAGGTCACGTTTTTTTACTTCCCTTTTTTATGACAGAACAAAATTAGTCCTTAAGGTTAAATCAGACGGTTCATCCGCGACCAAGAAATGTTTTGTTGGTCATTAACAGAAGACAACACCTAGCAGCACCAACACACCTGGTCATATAATTTAAAGGGATGCTTTCTATATTGTAATGTAATAAGCTATGAATATTTCTCCATTTAGGCATTTACATAATCTGATTCCAGGGGAACAATATTTCTCCCTCCTAGatcgaaaaaaaaatgcacaaaATCTGGAAATtgtttgatttacaaaattgtAACAATCACACAGTTCATGTAATTGCTGTCCACAATCCACCACTCTATCATACTGCACTTAAGCGAGATACGAGATCAAGGAAAGCATCTTGTCTGCAGGGAATTGTTAGACCGCCCATTGGATGATCAAATCCAAATTCTTCTTCAGCTTTACTTAGCAAGTGTTGGAATGCAGGCTAGCAGAGGAAAGATATGGGAACCACAAATCGGTGCTTCTCACTCTCACCAACATAAACTGAAAAATAACCTTTAGGGACGTCCGCTAAATTATACGAAGCTCCTTGACTTGAATTTGAAAAAGACCTTCGAAAAAGTTTCTTAGCAGGAATTACAGAAGGCAGACGGAACCCCATTGTAGTAAATCTTTGGAGGAAAGACTAGCaataaagtttataaaaactTGAAGATCTCAAGGAACTAGCAACTGCAAAACAAGAAAGCTATATGCTTGAGAACTTGAAGATTTAATTTGGTGGTCTTGATCCAATTTATATGGTATATATTGATGAAAAGTCATGTTGATTAATATCTTCGgctaaagaaaaaatatatggtAAAGTCAATGACAACTCGATGGGGTATAGAAGGGAACAAAAGCTCATTAGGGATCACATGCATGGTTCTGTCTTCAAATTAATCAAGCATTTAGGGAAAATATGTGGAGCCTCAAGCACTACCAAGGCTTCTGAAGAATTGGAAGACAGAGCCATGTGAACTTTGAAATGCTAGTATCTATTGCCACTCAATTGCCTGGAGAATACCCACGCGGCCCTTCACGCCAACTACTAGAGATTTTTCCCCGACACATCCATTGTTTTATCAGTTTGGGTATGGAAACTTATTGCTATGATATAGTTGTTCAACCACAAATCAATTTGTATTGGGTCCACGTATATAGTATGTTGAACTAGCAACCTGCCAGAAAATGCCTGTTTTCAGCATGTCCCTGATTTTATAGTTATGTATCTATTCTTCCAAATGGATtcaattatgcaaattttaatCTGATCTGATGGCATCGGTGGTTATAACTTGGAGACAAGTTCATGTGATTTTCCATGAGCTAATCTCTCTCATGGTACCATCGTGGGGCCTCAATGATCACCAATCAATCGTTTCAGATAATAGATGGTTTATGGCATATATCCATTTATCTATATATTTTATGGTCAGGCTCAGAAGAAAATGTCCAAGCCTTCTCTCATTTTTAGAAGTCAACTGAAATTTTCCATTGTTGCTTAATCTTCTCAATAAGAAATTTTAAACTACGTTTTTCTGGTTGCCGGGCACTGTTCATGCTTAGAAATTccaagtttcttcaaaggccttGGATATTCCTAATGAGAACTATAACGTATTATTACTTTTAATTCAGCTGGTTATCTTTTATATCTTATGTTTGGGTTCTAGTGAACTCTCATGTATTTGTTCCTACGTCTTTCTATCACTCGTCAATTTTGGGTGTATCTCAGGATCGGAGCGTGATGCCTCAACCATGATAGATCAAACATAAAAGGAGAGATTTGTTAGCCTACGATTTTATGTGTCCATACAATCTCTGCTAAGCAATAACCTCCATATAGTAAGGCTTAGCTAAGTTGGCTAGCTAATGTAGTGAGCTCCTAAACTCTTCGGTATAATTAAGAATGAAACCGTGTAATTATAAGTTGTAAATCCTGATGTAAGATTTTCAAAATTAACATGGTATAGCACAATTCTAAATATTGTAAAATGGAGCTGTTATTTTCTCAACAAATATTACTTCCCTTACAAAAATGCAGTGATCATTTACTAAAAAATTACTGCAACTTTTATGTACATCATTCAAAGATACAGTTTTTACTCCTCACAAAAGTTTTCACAATTACTTCCTACAGCCAGTGTTACCAAATCATGTAATTCTTTATAATTCTTTACGGACCACTGTTGACCTAGACAATATTAGATAAGAGATACTCGTATTGTAAGCAAACTATTGTAAGCAAACTATTGTAAGCAAACTATATAGAAACTGAAATCTTTCTGTGAAACCCTGCTCTAAActaattgtaatttcatttaACAAGAATTCTGAAATTACCCTTTTGTCCCCTATCCACTACTCAATCCGGTTCTTTTTGGGATTTCctcacaactctctctctctctcattagctGCCACATGGCAGTTCCTTATCcattttctctcattctctcttcctttctctcgAGCTCTCTCATTCTcagctcactctctctctcgcacAAACTCTCTCTTCCTCACCCCGATCTACGCACACCCCAAATCAATacacgacgacgacgacgacacAACCATACCCACCGTGTgagcctctctctctccctcatccTCCTTGAAGCCCAGGAACCCAGCAAAATTCCTCAAGCAAGCCCCATGGCTTTCGAGCCAAAATCCGACCAACTCCAGCCACCACTCTTCGTGAAATTGGTACGAATCTCTTCCTCTCCTTATAAGCTTCAATTTGATACCTAAATCATACCCTAGGGTTGAGAATCGACATTGAACGGAGCTCAAGAAGCTACGGCCTTCCCTTCCGTCGAAACCGGGTTGAAACGACCCAAACTCGGAGCCCAAGGCCTTTGGCCTAAACTTTTGGGCTAGGCTTTCAAGCCCAAAGCCCATTAGAAcctaaacccaaaaccccatGTAATCCAAGCCCTTGGGCCGTATAGAACTCGGGCCTTGTACCCATTAAACCCTCGACACAAACCCTTTGAGCCCAAACCTGAAACCCTTTAACCCTATTTCACCCAAAATTAGGCCTCTGGGCCATGTTAACGTGAGCCTTAGGCCCAATGAACCTAAGCCCAACCTTGCAGCCCGGTTCCTTAAACCCAAGCCTTTGGGCCGTGGAACCCGGCCTAGTTGTGAAGCCCAGGCCTAATTGCCTCGGCCGACCAAAAGAACCCAGAAACCTAGCCGTGAGTAGGCCATGCATAACCCTACGCGTCGGCGTGCTTGGAGCACACGCGCCTCCATCCACTGCGACACCGGTGTCTTTTCCAGCCAACTTTCCAGTGACCAATTGCTAGGCGTGCCCACCAGAGCTGCCATATTGCAGCGGCGCGTAGGGGTACCTGAGGTTCTAATTATGTTTTTCAACGTCCTGAATCTGTTTATGATGTACATTTCCCTAAATTCAATCATTatgatagagttttattaatttgacTCTTTATGTGGTTAGGTGTGACTATTAGCGGTGATTTTGTCCTTCCTATTTCGCACGGTTCATCGACGACGAAGTATTTGTGAGtgaaccccttctaaaatgcatgttttagtagtagaaatgcatacatgaaaagcatgatttaatggttatgttttatgagtaaattagatttacacttTATATTTATCATGCTTTAgtgagaatattttggaataccatactttatcgaaattatgttctttgtagtatatatgatggatgactatatactatttacgaacatgtttttacactctttgtagtatatatgatggatgactatatactatgaagatgttttgagatatatgtacttaTGTCAGAAAGATTATATTCAATGATTTTGCGCTTATCTAGTGGTTACTATATATGCCTTCGGGTGGGTGCTGTAGGAGTCTACGGATGATTGATACTATATATGCCTTCAGGTGGGTGTTGTAGGAGCCTACGGGCAATTGATATGTGAAGTGTTCTGAATGAAGGCCTTCGAGCGAATGAAGTGTTCTAAATGAAGAGTTCTATATATGCATTCGACCGATCCTGATACCATTATTTAGCACACTATATAAGATTTACGTTTtacaaaggttttatggcatgctagggttttcggaaaacctatcacatattatgctattagttttcataaactttgggggttagtacgttaatGAAAAACTATGTTTGTactacttatatatcaacttggtccagcCATATTTGTTTTGCGCTCCCTCAGGTCATAGGAACGAGGCTTACGATTCGAGCTATGAGGCATTCTCCTACTAGTGACATTGTGCCATCCCTTTTGTTTTGATGTCATTGTAATCGTACCTTCCGCTTGTATTCTGAATTAGATGTAAGCTCTGAACATATCATGCACTATCACTATCTTTATCATTGTTGGCAgttgaatattattatattattttataaggTTTATGTGGGAATATTACACTGCGTAGTTTGCGCAAAATTTACATGCATGTTTCACATTTTCTCAGCATACGCATTCATTAAATGGCTTGCGTCACCCCtgggtgttggccagcacgtgACCATCCTGATGTCCCTTGGACATCGGGATCAAGGCATGTCACTTTCTCTGTAAGCTTTCTTTTGTATTGAATGAATAACTCATTACATTGTGCATGACAGTATATATAGCCCTTGGTTATTTACATTCACACCCTTAACAACCTTAActaatcacaacaattaataTAACTAACTACATTTAGTTATAACAAACTATTTATCAGTAATTGAAATGGATGACTTGCCATTCTCCCCAATACATCCCCTCAAGCTAAAATTGGGATCAGAGGTGATACCAAATGGGAAGCTTGGATTTCAAGTGAGCAAACCTGCTTTTAGACAAAGACTTGGTGTGTATGTCAACCAATTGATCTTCATTGCAAACAAACTGCACTTTAACCAGATTGGCAAACACTAATTCTTTGATATAGAGTAGTCTATCTCAAcgtattttgttcttgcatgaaATACAAGATTGGAAACTAAAGAGATAGCTGAGATATTGTCACACCACAAAGTAGGAATTTTAGGGGGAGGAAATTGATGATCAtgaaagatttttcaaatccaagtGATCTCTATAGTTGTGTGAGCTAAGGATCGATACTCAACTTCTGTGGAAGATCGAGCAACTATGCAttgtttcttggcactccaacTTATAAGATTTCATCCAAGTAACACACAATATCCACTTGTTGGTCGCCTGTCAAATGTGCAGCTTACCCAATCAACATCTAAGTATGTTGAAAGATGAATAAGACCTTTTTGAACCATAAACCAAATCTGAGTACTCCTTTTGCAGCTTGAAGGTGTTGATCCCTTGGAGCATGTATGAATTGACATATTTGGTTCACATGATATGAAAGATCATGCCTGGTCCATGTAAGATATTGCAATCCTCCAACAACTGAATGATATTTAGTAGGATTGAGCAAAAGAGGCCCATTGTGATCCAGTTTCTTGGAACCAAGAGGATTACAACAAGGTTTTGCACCTTCCATATTTGTTTTCATGAGAAGATCGAGCAAGTATttagattgatgaagaaaaatACCTTCAGATGTTCTATGCACTTCTAAACCAAAGAAATAATGTAATGGAGCAAGGTCTTTAATAGGAAAATTGGCACGAAGTTTTTGAATGAAAATTGGCACCAACTTGACCCACTTGTATCTCCTCCATCCGAACTTCATTTTGGGTGATCTTGATGTCCATTGAAAGCTTTTGACGAGCCCTATATCTCTGTAGTGTTAGATTtcccattttcttttccatctttACAATTCGAAGCCAAAAAGCCCATGACTTTTTCGGCGGTTTTATCATTTGTCCGGTGATTCCGGCAACCATTTCCTTTGAGTGAGGTACgaaacttcatctactcttcataatcttcaagttggtatgcttatcgtattcattttagagttgggtatttagaaccctagaaataTGGTTTTCTCTGTTGAATTTGGACTGTTTCCGGTTAGAATTTATCGTCGGCCTAGTTGTGAAAAATGTTTCCCTTGTTGAGCTCTAGCTACCATGTAAATATGAGCCCATTTGGTTAATGTTGAAAATTCGGGGTTTCTAAACCCTACACCTTGGCTACCACCTCATGTGGCGGTGTGTGGGACCGTCCACGAGTGTTGTCTAAGTACCAAATACCTTCTAGTGACCCTGTGAACCTATGTCTAGCTTGGTTTcccaaaattcaattgtttggtgtggtgatcaaattggacCGCCACTTGTTTGTGTGATTGATGACAATCTGActgttggatcataatgaaattttagtatgttatt
Encoded proteins:
- the LOC126584927 gene encoding auxin-induced protein 15A-like is translated as MGFRLPGVLLAKKSQVSSKSLDVPKGYLAIYVGESQKKRFIIPVSYLNQPSFQDLLSLSEDEFGYDHPMGGITIPCSEDTFLGLTSALVYK
- the LOC126584919 gene encoding auxin-responsive protein SAUR21-like; translation: MGFRLPAVIPAKKLFRRSFSNSSQGASYNLADVPKGYFAVYVGESEKHRFVVPISFLCQPAFQHLLSEAEEEFGFNHPMGGLTIPCGQDAFLDLISRLSAV